One window from the genome of Mumia sp. ZJ1417 encodes:
- a CDS encoding TetR/AcrR family transcriptional regulator has product MPERLNVRPNLGRSNLERARSQPAASGKAIPEDRILDAAADAVLEVGLDRLTMADLAVRAGVARGTLYRRWENVRAVVAALLTREWARVVAESVPQDLPTARERLVTGAVRTIATIRAHPIHRAIVESDPELLVPYVFQRLGRTPAHMLSTLEDGLRTGHEDGSVRVLDPVLQARTVLLLAWSFVVTAPVVVGSTTGAGPELDALDAQLATALDQYLSPDPEDGRT; this is encoded by the coding sequence ATGCCAGAACGTTTAAATGTACGGCCGAATCTTGGCCGGTCGAATCTTGAGCGGGCCCGCTCCCAGCCGGCCGCGTCAGGCAAGGCGATCCCCGAGGACCGCATCCTCGACGCGGCCGCCGACGCCGTCCTCGAGGTCGGCCTGGACAGGCTCACGATGGCCGACCTGGCCGTACGGGCGGGCGTCGCGCGCGGCACGCTCTATCGGCGCTGGGAGAACGTCCGCGCCGTCGTCGCCGCGCTGCTGACCCGCGAGTGGGCACGCGTCGTGGCCGAGTCCGTCCCCCAAGACCTGCCCACCGCGCGCGAACGGCTTGTCACCGGGGCCGTCCGCACGATCGCGACGATCCGCGCCCACCCGATCCACCGGGCGATCGTCGAGTCCGACCCCGAGCTCCTCGTCCCGTACGTCTTCCAGCGCCTCGGTCGCACGCCCGCGCACATGCTCAGCACGCTCGAGGACGGGCTGCGCACCGGCCATGAGGACGGCTCCGTACGGGTTCTCGACCCTGTCCTGCAGGCCCGTACCGTCCTCCTGCTGGCGTGGTCCTTCGTGGTCACCGCGCCCGTCGTCGTCGGATCGACCACCGGAGCCGGTCCGGAGCTGGACGCCCTCGACGCCCAGCTCGCCACCGCCCTCGACCAGTACCTCTCCCCCGACCCCGAGGACGGCCGCACATGA
- a CDS encoding glycerol-3-phosphate dehydrogenase/oxidase, which yields MSPSPTSSLDRTRRARDLADLAAQREPVDLLVVGGGVTGAGVALDAASRGLSVILVEKHDLAFGTSRWSSKLVHGGLRYLGTGDVGVAYESAVERGILIERTAPHLVRALPNVFPLLDSVDTLTASMVRAGYLAGDALRRAAGTSGRTLPRSRRLSALEVQRVAPTVRAAGLRGGFAFWDGQLADDARLVVGLARTAAALGARVLTRTAAVEVTGSGAVLRDTLTGESLTVHARTVVNATGVWADTLAPGITMRPSRGTHLVVRAETFGGLTSALMAPVPGHRTRFVFALPTDDDRVYVGLTDEEVRGAVPDVPTASEAEIDFLLATISRALQRPLTRADVIGTFSGLRPLLDTGDDQTSDLSRKHVVLTGDDGLVSVVGGKLTTYRRMAEDAVDAALATPGWAAARRTAGPSRTTRLPLVGAADRTTLAAIDAPPRLVARYGTEALTVVAEAGGDQDVLAPIAPHIPTTPAELAFAVRHEGALDVDDLLGRRTRVGLVEADRALALPFAEAALSLGR from the coding sequence ATGAGCCCCTCCCCCACGAGCTCCCTCGACCGCACGCGGCGCGCCCGCGACCTCGCCGACCTCGCCGCGCAGCGCGAGCCGGTCGACCTCCTGGTCGTCGGCGGCGGCGTCACGGGAGCAGGCGTCGCCCTCGACGCGGCCTCCCGCGGCCTGTCGGTGATCCTCGTCGAGAAGCACGACCTCGCCTTCGGCACGAGCCGCTGGAGCTCCAAGCTCGTGCACGGCGGCCTGCGCTACCTCGGGACCGGCGACGTCGGCGTCGCGTACGAGAGCGCCGTCGAGCGTGGCATCCTCATCGAGCGCACCGCGCCGCACCTCGTCCGCGCGCTGCCCAACGTCTTCCCTCTCCTCGACTCGGTCGACACGCTGACCGCCTCGATGGTTCGCGCCGGATACCTCGCGGGCGACGCGCTGCGCCGTGCCGCCGGCACCTCGGGCCGTACGCTGCCGCGCTCGCGCCGCCTGTCCGCGCTCGAGGTCCAGCGTGTCGCGCCGACCGTCCGCGCCGCGGGTCTGCGCGGCGGCTTCGCCTTCTGGGACGGGCAGCTCGCCGACGACGCACGCCTGGTCGTCGGCCTCGCTCGTACGGCCGCGGCGCTCGGCGCCCGCGTCCTTACCCGTACCGCGGCCGTGGAGGTGACGGGCAGCGGGGCCGTGCTGCGTGACACGCTCACAGGCGAGTCGCTCACCGTCCACGCGCGCACCGTCGTCAACGCAACCGGAGTGTGGGCCGACACTCTCGCCCCCGGCATCACGATGCGTCCCAGCCGCGGCACACACCTCGTCGTACGGGCCGAGACCTTCGGCGGGCTCACGTCGGCGCTCATGGCGCCGGTCCCGGGGCACCGTACGCGGTTCGTCTTCGCGCTGCCGACCGACGACGACCGGGTCTACGTCGGGCTCACCGACGAGGAGGTCCGCGGCGCGGTCCCGGACGTCCCGACGGCGAGCGAGGCCGAGATCGACTTCCTGCTCGCCACGATCTCGCGCGCTCTGCAGCGGCCACTGACCCGCGCTGACGTCATCGGGACCTTCTCTGGCCTGCGACCGCTGCTCGACACCGGTGACGACCAGACGTCCGACCTGTCACGCAAGCACGTGGTGCTCACCGGCGACGACGGCCTGGTCAGCGTCGTCGGCGGCAAGCTCACGACGTACCGGCGGATGGCCGAGGACGCCGTCGACGCCGCCCTCGCGACACCGGGGTGGGCCGCTGCGCGCCGGACGGCAGGCCCTTCTCGCACGACACGCCTCCCGCTCGTCGGAGCCGCCGACCGTACGACGCTGGCGGCGATCGACGCCCCACCGCGCCTGGTCGCCCGGTACGGCACGGAGGCGCTCACGGTAGTCGCCGAAGCCGGTGGCGACCAGGACGTCCTCGCACCGATCGCCCCGCACATCCCGACCACGCCGGCGGAGCTCGCCTTCGCCGTACGGCACGAGGGTGCCCTCGACGTCGACGACCTGCTGGGGCGACGGACTCGTGTCGGTCTCGTCGAGGCCGACCGGGCGCTCGCGCTCCCCTTCGCCGAGGCGGCGCTGTCGCTCGGGCGGTGA
- a CDS encoding PLP-dependent cysteine synthase family protein, which produces MPRSSPARRAWVDEAVRRVDADANRSADTHLHVFPLPGPPGIELYLKDESVHPTGSLKHRLARSLFLYALCNGWVGPDTTIVEASSGSTAVSEAYFARLIGVPFVAVMPRSTSSAKIRLIEWYGGRCHFVDRPPDMYAEAARLAAECGGHYMDQFTFAERATDWRGNNNIAESVFVQMAHERHPVPRWIVVSAGTGGTSATIGRYVRYQRHATQVMVADPENSAFLDGWDLDTSDYTTGSPSRIEGIGRPRIEPSFVGGVIDDMLRVPDAASVAAMRWCTRRLGRSVGASTGTNLWGALTVIERMRQGGESGSVVTLLCDSGDRYAATYYDDEWLTLHGLDIAPYEATLASYEETGVFEG; this is translated from the coding sequence TTGCCGCGCTCGTCGCCCGCCCGTCGGGCCTGGGTCGACGAGGCCGTACGCCGGGTCGACGCCGACGCCAACCGCAGTGCCGACACGCATCTGCACGTCTTCCCGCTGCCCGGCCCACCGGGGATCGAGCTCTATCTCAAGGACGAGTCTGTCCACCCCACGGGCTCGCTGAAGCACCGGCTCGCCCGTTCGTTGTTCCTCTACGCCCTGTGTAACGGCTGGGTCGGCCCCGACACGACGATCGTGGAGGCGTCCAGCGGGTCGACCGCGGTCAGCGAGGCCTACTTCGCCCGTCTCATCGGCGTCCCCTTCGTGGCGGTGATGCCGCGCAGCACGAGCTCGGCAAAGATCAGGCTGATCGAGTGGTACGGAGGCCGTTGCCACTTCGTGGACAGGCCGCCCGACATGTACGCCGAGGCCGCGAGGCTCGCGGCCGAGTGCGGTGGGCACTACATGGACCAGTTCACGTTCGCCGAGCGGGCGACCGACTGGCGGGGCAACAACAACATCGCGGAGTCGGTGTTCGTCCAGATGGCGCACGAGCGCCACCCCGTCCCGCGCTGGATCGTGGTCAGTGCCGGTACGGGAGGGACGTCGGCGACGATCGGGCGCTACGTGCGCTACCAGCGCCACGCGACGCAGGTGATGGTCGCAGATCCAGAGAACTCGGCCTTCCTCGACGGGTGGGACCTGGACACGTCGGACTACACGACCGGCAGCCCCTCGCGGATCGAGGGCATCGGGCGTCCGCGCATCGAGCCGTCGTTCGTCGGCGGTGTCATCGACGACATGCTGAGAGTCCCTGATGCGGCGTCGGTCGCAGCCATGCGGTGGTGCACGCGCCGCCTGGGGCGCAGCGTCGGTGCGTCGACCGGGACGAACCTCTGGGGTGCGCTGACCGTGATCGAGCGGATGCGCCAGGGCGGTGAGAGCGGGAGCGTCGTGACGCTGCTGTGCGACTCGGGCGACCGCTACGCCGCGACGTACTACGACGACGAGTGGCTGACGCTCCACGGCTTGGACATCGCTCCGTACGAGGCGACGCTGGCCTCGTACGAGGAGACCGGCGTCTTCGAGGGCTGA
- a CDS encoding DUF4229 domain-containing protein, with amino-acid sequence MSAFARYTLARLGFFVVAFVVVGLVASIWLEWNSVTGLWVALIALVISAVASLVLLRGMRDQVALALKVRADKMHDRFEAARSAEDVD; translated from the coding sequence GTGAGTGCTTTCGCCCGTTACACCCTCGCCCGCCTCGGCTTCTTCGTCGTGGCCTTCGTCGTCGTCGGCCTCGTCGCCTCGATCTGGCTCGAGTGGAACTCCGTGACGGGCCTGTGGGTGGCGCTGATCGCGCTGGTCATCTCCGCCGTCGCCTCCCTGGTCCTCCTGCGCGGCATGCGTGACCAGGTCGCTCTCGCCCTCAAGGTGCGGGCCGACAAGATGCACGACCGGTTCGAGGCAGCACGCAGCGCCGAAGACGTGGACTGA